CCCGAAGTAGCCGAAGAACCGGAAGAGCGACGTGCCACCGGTGAACGGCGGGCCGCCTCGGATCGCGATCAGCGCCACCGACACGCCGCCGACGCCGGCGCCGAGGATCGCCAGGACAAAGCGGTTCACGAGCCGGGTGACGCCGACGACGTCCCGGGGCTCGGAGAGCAGGCTGACCCGGACCCGCAGCCCGTCTCGCTCGGTCGCGGTCACGATGCGGTCCAGCTGTCGCGGGACGCGCCGCAACGTGGGCAGCAGCTTGATGAGCTCGGCGCGCGCGATCGCCTCGACGTTCTCCGGCATCAGCCGATCGCCGACGATCTCGAGCGCAGCTCGTTCTGCCTCGTCGATGGTCTCGAAGCCCGGCGCCATCGTGCGCAGGGTCCCGTCGAGGGTCACGAGGGCCCGGAAGAAGGTGCTCAACCCGGTCGCGACGCTCAGGTCGAAGTCGTGGAGGAGGTGCAGGAGCTCGTTGAACATGGCCGGGCTCGGCTTCGCGCCCGCACCGAGGTGGCGGCCGATGAAGCGGGCGAGCGCGCGCTCGAGGGCCTCGTCGTCGACGGGGCTGTGCACGTCGGCCACCCGGAGCAGGGCCTGGCGGAGCAGGTCGGGGTCGTTGTTCGCGAGCGCGTACATCATCTCGCGCACCGCGGTCTGCTCGAGCGGGTCCAGCACGCCGGTGGCGCCGAAGTCGATGAGCCCGAGCCGACCGTCGGCGAGCACCATCACGTTCCCCGGGTGCGGGTCCGAGTGGAACCGCCCGTCGCCGAGGATCTGGCCCAGGACGGTGCGCAGCAGCTCCCCCGCCAGCCGTGACCGGTCCACCCCGAGCGCGTCGACGCGGTCGGCCTGCCGCACGCTGACGCCGTCGAGCCACTCCATGACGAGGACCCGCGGCGTCGTCAGGTCCGGGTACACGCGCGGGACCCGAACCTGCGAGCCGGCCGGCAGGTGCCCGCCGATCTGCACCGCGTTCTGCGCCTCGACGAGGTAGTCGAGCTCCTCGCGGAGGCGCTCGGAGAACTCGCGTGCGATCCCGCGCACGTCCCAGCGGGCCCCCCACGACGTGCGGGACTCGATGGCCTCGGCGACACGCGCGAGGACTTCGAGGTCCCGGTCGACGAGCTCGGCGACGCCCGGGCGCTGCACCTTGACGATGACGACGTCGCCGCCGTGGAGCCGAGCCCGGTGGGCCTGCCCGATCGAGGCCGCCGCCACCGGGGACCAGTCGAACTCGGCGAAGACGGCCTCGACCGGGGCGCCGAGCTCCTCCTCCAGGACGCTCGCCAGCTCGTCCGGGCCCACGGGCGGGACCGCGTCCTGGAGCTTCGAGAGCTCGGCGGCGACGTCGTCCGAGACCAGGTCCGGCCGGGTCGAGAGGACCTGGCCCAGCTTCACGAACATGCCGCCGGCGTCCTCGAGCGCCACCCGCAGCCGGCGGCCGACCGGCGCGCGCTCGTGCCGGGTCTGGCGGCCCATCCCCAGCGCGGGTCCGAGGCCCTGCCGGGCCGCGATCGCGGTGATCTGGGCGTAGCGCTGGAC
This DNA window, taken from Acidimicrobiia bacterium, encodes the following:
- a CDS encoding AarF/UbiB family protein gives rise to the protein MIAPELAAASLGGVAILVVALALPGTLLTAWVGGRLLGVRRSFSLTVASGFFGWLVGIGISLAIAGQRSNPNTGFVRNVLLFSAFGSLVASVWIEFLARPGAMARAQTGLSSIPRPIRSLRRRGHRVQRYAQITAIAARQGLGPALGMGRQTRHERAPVGRRLRVALEDAGGMFVKLGQVLSTRPDLVSDDVAAELSKLQDAVPPVGPDELASVLEEELGAPVEAVFAEFDWSPVAAASIGQAHRARLHGGDVVIVKVQRPGVAELVDRDLEVLARVAEAIESRTSWGARWDVRGIAREFSERLREELDYLVEAQNAVQIGGHLPAGSQVRVPRVYPDLTTPRVLVMEWLDGVSVRQADRVDALGVDRSRLAGELLRTVLGQILGDGRFHSDPHPGNVMVLADGRLGLIDFGATGVLDPLEQTAVREMMYALANNDPDLLRQALLRVADVHSPVDDEALERALARFIGRHLGAGAKPSPAMFNELLHLLHDFDLSVATGLSTFFRALVTLDGTLRTMAPGFETIDEAERAALEIVGDRLMPENVEAIARAELIKLLPTLRRVPRQLDRIVTATERDGLRVRVSLLSEPRDVVGVTRLVNRFVLAILGAGVGGVSVALIAIRGGPPFTGGTSLFRFFGYFGLFCSTVLIMRVLVAVLRDGVN